From Streptomyces sp. SCSIO 75703:
GCGGCCGAGGAGGCCGCCGCACCGGGAGTGGTCGGCGAGCACACCGGCATGGTGTCGGAGGGCGACCGCGTCGTCACGCACTACTTCGCCTGCAAGGAGCTGGGCTACCGCGGCTGGCGCTGGGCCGTCACCGTGGCCCGCGCCTCCCGCGCCCGCGTCGTCACGGTGGACGAGGCCGTCCTGATGCCCGGCCCGGACGCGCTGCTCGCGCCGGAGTGGGTGCCGTGGAGCGAGCGGCTGCGCCCCGGCGACCTGGGCCCCGGCGACCTGCTGCCCACGGACGCGGAGGACCCCCGGCTGGAGCCGGGCTGGTCGGGGGAGGACGAGCCGCCGCCGAACTCCGCCGTCCTCGCCGAGCCGGCCGACGTGGTGGAGGCCGAGGACGCCGAGGTCACGGCCGTCCCGCCGGCCGAGCTGCCGGTCGTCCCGGCGCGCGGCACCATCGCCGCGCTCGCCGAGGAGCTGGGCCTGCGCCGCGCCCGGGTCCTCTCCCGCTACGGGCTGCGGCTGGCCGCCGAGCGCTGGGAGGAGTCCTTCGGCCCGAGAACCCCGATGGCCCAGTCGGCGCCCGCCGCCTGCGACTCCTGCGGCTTCCTGGTGCCGGTCGGCGGCACCCTGGGCCAGGCGTTCGGCATCTGCGCCAACGAGTTCTCCCCGGCGGACGGCCGCGTCGTCTCGCTGGCCTACGGCTGCGGCGGCCACTCCGAGGCCGCGGTCATGCCGAAGACGCCCCAGCCGGCCCCGCCGGTGATCGACGAGACCCGCGTCGACCCCTTCCCGCTCCGTCCGTCCCCCGACTCGGGCTCGGTCCCGGCCGAGGAGGACGACACGACGACGGACCTGGGCCACTCGTAGGCCCCGGGCGGGCGAGGGGGCGCCCGGCGCGCGAGCGGGCACCGGGGCGGTCACCCGGCGCCGGAAGCGTCCTCGGTCCGGCCGGCGGTCACGGCCCGCACGGGCCACCCCCGCCGCACCTCGCGATCACCGCACTCCTCGATCCGCCGCCGGACGTCCGCGGACGGGCCGGGCCCCCGCCGCTCCGGCCCGGCGGCAGTTCCTCGGGCCCCTGAACCCGGCCCGCTCACGGCCCTGGCCGCGGATCTCCCCGGACGGGTCCGACGTGCGGCAGGAGGGGCCACGGCGCCGGGTGCCTCCGGAAGCGGCCGGACCGGGCCGCGGCGGTGCGGCCGGTTCCGAGGACGGCGCGGGGGCGGCGCGGGGGCGGCGGGCGGGGGACCCGGCACCAGAGGCCCCCGATGCCGACGCCGCGGATTCGTCCGTGCGGGTGAACGCCGGTGGGGGGTGGGGTGGGCGGGGCCGCAGGGACGTCGTGCCGGTCCGTCGGTCCGGAGCGGTACCTTCGAGCTCACGCCGATGAGGGCCGATGAGGAGAGTCAACGTGAGCAAGTTCGTTCGGCCGGCCGTCGAGGGCGCGGACCCGTTCGGTACGGCACGGCTGCGGCGCGGGGTGCTGGACGCCTGGGCGGCGAGCCCCGCCCGGTTCCGGGAGGACGCCAACGCCGAGGAGGACCTCGTCCTCGGCGGCTACCGCGACCGGCTGGTCGTCGAGCTGGCCCAGAACGCCGCCGACGCCGCCGCCCGCGCCGGCGTGACCGGCCGGCTCCGCCTCACCCTGCGCGACGGCGTCCTGGTCGCCGCCAACACCGGCGCCCCCCTGGACGCGGCCGGCGTCGAGTCGCTGGCCACGCTGCGGGCCTCCGCGAAGCGGGACGCCGGGGACCACGCCGTCGGCCGCTTCGGCG
This genomic window contains:
- a CDS encoding DUF3027 domain-containing protein, translating into MSAATTRSRTPDRLCAEAIDLARSAAEEAAAPGVVGEHTGMVSEGDRVVTHYFACKELGYRGWRWAVTVARASRARVVTVDEAVLMPGPDALLAPEWVPWSERLRPGDLGPGDLLPTDAEDPRLEPGWSGEDEPPPNSAVLAEPADVVEAEDAEVTAVPPAELPVVPARGTIAALAEELGLRRARVLSRYGLRLAAERWEESFGPRTPMAQSAPAACDSCGFLVPVGGTLGQAFGICANEFSPADGRVVSLAYGCGGHSEAAVMPKTPQPAPPVIDETRVDPFPLRPSPDSGSVPAEEDDTTTDLGHS